From the Pedobacter cryoconitis genome, one window contains:
- a CDS encoding TonB-dependent receptor, translated as MMRRFTKPVFLLLMLCITAICVQAQSVVISGSVTDKLSKEPVPGAGITVKGKTVGTTTNQSGKYAFSTKQKAPFILIISFLGYTTVEKLITGNTTDLNIELEQEGILGQEVVISASRTPERILESPVSIERMGSSAIKEQAAPSFYDALNNMKGVEVSTQSLTFKSINTRGFNSNGNTRFNQFVDGMDNQAPGLNFAVGNIVGINDLDVDNVELLPGASSALYGAGGINGTMLMTSKSPFDYQGPSFQFKTGINHVNDNNTGVQPYNQLDVRLAKAWNNKFAVKGTFSFLQAQDWQADNFSNFDRAARTGKDGNRTSDPNYDGINVYGDEVSQNMRNVAQSVLNAGTSGFVQGALGLPAPPTAAQIDAFKSNPAGLNALNGFLRTNATMRPFYAGLNTPGLLPDQNVSRTGYEESSLVDYKTQSLKISGSANYRFSKTVEAIAQVYWGSGTSVYTGSDRYSLRNFSIGQYKLELKGQDFFVRGYTTQERSGDSYIASILGSYINETSKKSTDWFPQYVGNYIGAKSQGATDAVAYAAARAAADQGRFVPGSREFALAKEQILNTTISGTDFKKGIYGAKFNDKTNLYHYEGMYNFSNLFNNVVEFQLGASYRLYQLRSNGTIFNDLVDEINIKEYGSFAQLGKKFFEDKLKLTVSGRYDKSSNFDGRFTPRVTGVYTVAKNNNIRVSYQTGYRNPTTQNQYIDLSVGGGSQRLIGGIPEILNKYSLFTNQAFTDVSYRAFLAAAAAGKADPALLKGYSFDAKGVRPESVQAFEVGYKGLLGSKFLIDAYAYYNIYKDFITAVDVYQRNTDGSGFTKFGVPVNATGKVTSYGAALGIDYLLGNYNLSGNISYNNIGDIPDNYINDFNTPKIRYNLGIAKKEIIKNVGFNVNYRWQGKFYWNSSFASGNVPAFGSLDAQVNLKIPSVNSMIKIGGSNVLNKYNFTSYGNPAVGAIYYVAYAFNP; from the coding sequence ATGATGAGAAGATTTACAAAACCAGTATTCTTGCTTTTAATGCTCTGTATCACAGCAATCTGTGTTCAGGCACAAAGCGTCGTAATCAGCGGATCAGTAACTGATAAGCTCAGCAAAGAACCTGTCCCTGGCGCAGGAATTACCGTTAAAGGAAAAACAGTCGGTACCACCACCAATCAAAGTGGAAAGTATGCATTCAGTACCAAACAAAAAGCACCTTTTATTCTTATTATTTCATTTCTTGGCTATACCACCGTTGAAAAGTTGATTACCGGAAATACAACCGATCTGAATATAGAACTGGAACAGGAAGGTATTCTCGGACAAGAAGTTGTTATTTCAGCTTCCAGAACTCCGGAAAGGATATTAGAATCTCCAGTGTCTATAGAAAGAATGGGAAGTAGTGCAATCAAAGAACAAGCCGCTCCGTCTTTTTATGACGCACTGAATAATATGAAAGGAGTTGAAGTGAGTACCCAGAGTTTAACTTTCAAATCTATCAACACCAGAGGCTTTAATTCGAACGGAAATACCAGGTTCAATCAATTTGTCGATGGAATGGATAATCAGGCTCCGGGGCTTAATTTTGCGGTAGGTAATATTGTCGGGATTAATGACCTGGATGTGGACAATGTAGAATTGCTGCCTGGTGCATCATCAGCGCTTTATGGTGCAGGCGGGATTAATGGTACGATGCTGATGACTTCCAAAAGCCCGTTTGATTATCAGGGCCCAAGTTTTCAGTTTAAGACAGGGATTAACCATGTCAACGATAACAATACCGGCGTACAGCCTTATAATCAGCTGGACGTCCGTCTTGCAAAAGCCTGGAATAATAAATTCGCTGTTAAAGGAACCTTCTCTTTTCTTCAGGCACAAGACTGGCAGGCAGATAATTTCTCCAACTTTGACCGCGCCGCAAGAACCGGAAAAGATGGCAACAGAACTTCAGACCCGAATTATGATGGGATCAATGTATATGGTGATGAGGTAAGCCAGAACATGCGTAATGTGGCACAATCTGTACTCAATGCCGGGACTTCTGGCTTTGTTCAGGGTGCGCTTGGTTTGCCAGCTCCTCCAACTGCCGCACAAATTGATGCATTTAAGTCAAATCCAGCCGGATTAAATGCGTTAAATGGCTTTCTAAGAACAAATGCAACCATGAGACCATTTTACGCAGGGCTGAATACACCAGGTTTGTTACCCGATCAAAACGTATCCCGGACGGGTTATGAGGAGAGTTCACTGGTAGATTACAAGACACAATCACTTAAAATCTCCGGTTCGGCGAATTACCGTTTCAGTAAGACTGTAGAGGCTATTGCGCAGGTTTACTGGGGCAGTGGTACCTCTGTTTATACAGGATCGGATCGTTATTCTTTGCGGAATTTTAGTATCGGACAGTACAAATTGGAGTTAAAAGGACAGGATTTTTTTGTCAGGGGTTATACCACACAGGAACGTTCTGGTGATTCTTATATCGCTTCAATCCTGGGAAGTTACATCAATGAAACTTCTAAAAAATCAACAGATTGGTTTCCGCAGTATGTAGGAAATTATATTGGTGCGAAGTCCCAGGGCGCTACAGATGCAGTAGCCTATGCGGCGGCAAGAGCAGCAGCAGATCAGGGCAGGTTTGTTCCGGGTTCCAGAGAATTTGCACTGGCTAAGGAACAAATATTGAATACAACCATTTCAGGTACTGATTTTAAGAAAGGGATTTACGGAGCAAAGTTCAATGATAAAACTAATTTATATCATTACGAAGGCATGTATAACTTCAGTAATCTGTTTAATAACGTTGTTGAATTTCAACTGGGCGCATCTTATCGTTTATATCAGTTAAGATCCAACGGAACGATTTTTAATGATCTGGTGGATGAAATTAATATCAAAGAATACGGCAGCTTTGCACAATTGGGCAAGAAGTTTTTTGAGGATAAACTTAAACTGACAGTTTCAGGCCGTTATGATAAAAGCAGCAACTTTGATGGCCGGTTTACACCAAGAGTGACCGGTGTCTATACCGTCGCAAAAAATAACAATATCCGGGTTTCTTACCAGACCGGATACCGAAATCCGACTACGCAGAATCAGTACATTGATTTATCAGTGGGTGGCGGCTCTCAGAGGCTGATTGGCGGTATTCCTGAAATTCTGAATAAATATAGCTTGTTTACCAATCAGGCATTTACAGATGTTAGTTATAGAGCTTTTCTGGCTGCTGCTGCCGCTGGAAAAGCTGATCCGGCTTTATTAAAAGGGTATAGTTTCGATGCGAAAGGGGTGAGGCCTGAAAGTGTTCAGGCTTTTGAGGTGGGTTATAAAGGTTTATTAGGGTCTAAATTCCTGATCGATGCTTACGCTTATTACAATATTTATAAGGATTTTATTACTGCGGTCGATGTTTATCAGAGAAATACTGACGGATCTGGTTTTACAAAATTCGGTGTTCCGGTAAATGCGACAGGCAAAGTAACTTCTTATGGTGCAGCACTGGGAATTGACTATTTACTGGGCAATTATAACCTGAGCGGCAATATATCTTATAATAACATTGGAGATATTCCTGATAATTACATCAATGATTTCAACACGCCAAAAATCCGCTATAACCTGGGTATAGCAAAAAAAGAAATCATTAAAAATGTTGGTTTTAATGTAAATTATCGCTGGCAGGGCAAATTTTATTGGAATTCTTCCTTTGCTTCCGGCAATGTTCCTGCATTCGGTTCACTTGATGCACAGGTTAATCTTAAAATCCCTTCAGTGAATTCTATGATTAAAATTGGCGGTTCCAATGTGCTGAATAAATACAATTTCACTTCTTACGGGAATCCGGCAGTTGGCGCGATTTATTATGTGGCTTATGCATTTAATCCTTAA
- the eat gene encoding ethanolamine permease, which translates to MTENKGLRKTLTPFMLWGLGVGYVISGMYFGWNLGLEKGGTGGMAIATIGVAMMYVTFTFSYTELACAIPKAGGVFDYANRAMGKNIGFIAGIAQIVEFILAPPAIAFAIGAYFNAFFPQVPVLTSAIVIYFIFTGLNIYGIKAAASFEVIVTVLAVGELLLFSGLALPKFEAVNLTHNSFPNGWNGVFAAIPFAIWFFLGIEGLANVAEETKNPQRDISKGFGWAIFTLVVLCVLVFIAATGIAGWEAIVYKNGISGETSDSPLPLALAKITGSNHLMYHLLITVGLFGLVASFHGLILAAGRSTYEMGRVHNIPSFLGKISPRFQTPANALFGNMVIGIFALLSGKTSEIIVISVFGALTLYIISMVSILLLRKNEPELDRPFRVPFYPLFPIISLVIAVVSIIAMLIFSFKLGLIYFSILAITFLLYRTFKSSAP; encoded by the coding sequence ATGACAGAAAATAAGGGCTTAAGAAAAACACTGACTCCATTTATGCTTTGGGGGCTTGGTGTTGGTTATGTAATTTCAGGCATGTATTTCGGCTGGAATTTAGGCCTTGAAAAAGGCGGTACTGGCGGAATGGCTATTGCGACTATTGGAGTGGCTATGATGTATGTCACTTTCACGTTCAGTTATACCGAACTTGCTTGTGCAATACCTAAGGCTGGCGGCGTATTTGACTATGCCAATAGAGCAATGGGCAAAAATATTGGCTTTATTGCCGGAATTGCACAGATTGTTGAGTTTATACTCGCCCCTCCTGCAATTGCTTTCGCTATTGGCGCCTATTTTAACGCCTTCTTTCCACAGGTTCCTGTTTTAACAAGTGCGATTGTGATCTATTTTATATTTACCGGTTTAAATATATACGGGATTAAAGCTGCTGCTTCGTTTGAAGTCATAGTGACTGTGCTGGCTGTTGGCGAATTATTGCTGTTTTCGGGCTTGGCACTGCCGAAGTTTGAAGCGGTAAATCTGACGCACAATTCTTTCCCTAATGGTTGGAACGGTGTTTTTGCAGCCATCCCTTTTGCAATCTGGTTCTTTTTAGGGATTGAAGGGCTGGCGAATGTAGCGGAAGAAACCAAAAACCCTCAAAGAGATATTAGCAAGGGCTTTGGATGGGCGATATTTACGTTGGTTGTATTGTGTGTGCTGGTATTTATTGCAGCTACAGGTATCGCCGGATGGGAAGCAATAGTTTATAAAAACGGGATAAGTGGTGAAACTTCAGATTCCCCTCTTCCACTGGCGCTGGCCAAAATAACCGGAAGTAATCATCTGATGTATCATTTGTTAATTACAGTAGGCTTATTTGGCTTGGTTGCTTCCTTTCACGGGCTGATTCTCGCTGCCGGACGTTCTACTTATGAAATGGGACGTGTACATAACATTCCTTCTTTTTTAGGTAAGATCTCTCCGCGTTTTCAGACACCTGCAAATGCCTTGTTTGGGAATATGGTGATCGGGATCTTTGCACTATTATCAGGTAAAACCTCAGAGATCATCGTAATTTCTGTTTTCGGTGCTTTGACTTTATATATTATATCTATGGTTTCAATCCTGCTTTTAAGGAAGAATGAGCCTGAGCTGGATCGTCCTTTTCGCGTCCCTTTTTATCCTTTGTTTCCGATAATTTCGCTGGTTATAGCTGTGGTTTCCATCATAGCGATGCTGATCTTTAGTTTTAAGTTAGGGCTGATTTACTTTTCCATATTGGCCATTACCTTTTTGTTATACCGAACGTTTAAATCCTCTGCTCCATGA
- a CDS encoding zinc-dependent alcohol dehydrogenase, whose product MKAIVYNGAWDIQLKEREEPVITAADEVIVEIKATGICGTDLSIISGEYNASPRVIIGHESAGIIVAKGDGVETCSIGQRVIIDPTFYCGYCENCRKGLRNHCLLKSSTEAGVSIDGTFTKYFKTTKQFIYPLNDNIPFEQGAMSEPLSCVLTAVKKLAVTPYMRTAILGGGPIGLLFYMALTQHGIQEGVVYEASRDRIKLIEENNVLSKNWKIEPSFIPQKNQYDLIIDTTGSLLEKSMQSIADGGKICMMGLRNNQQTINAREIADRSISIIGSIDSMDTFRHAVDLINKGNLGLEKIITNEYGLDDFKSAIKDLGCDVGTKVRSNNISSLKSVIRI is encoded by the coding sequence ATGAAAGCAATCGTATACAACGGAGCCTGGGATATCCAGCTCAAAGAAAGAGAAGAACCCGTAATCACAGCTGCCGATGAAGTCATCGTCGAAATCAAAGCTACAGGTATTTGCGGAACAGACCTGAGTATTATTTCTGGTGAATACAATGCAAGTCCGCGGGTAATTATCGGCCACGAATCCGCAGGGATTATTGTAGCTAAGGGTGACGGTGTCGAAACCTGTAGCATAGGACAACGTGTTATCATTGATCCGACCTTTTATTGCGGCTACTGCGAGAACTGCCGTAAAGGCCTTCGCAATCACTGCCTGCTGAAATCAAGTACAGAAGCAGGCGTTTCTATTGATGGTACTTTTACCAAATACTTTAAAACCACCAAACAGTTTATTTATCCACTGAACGATAACATTCCTTTTGAGCAGGGCGCAATGTCCGAACCGCTTAGTTGTGTACTTACCGCAGTAAAAAAACTGGCAGTAACCCCATATATGCGTACTGCAATTCTGGGTGGCGGGCCAATTGGTTTGCTGTTTTATATGGCATTAACCCAGCACGGTATACAAGAAGGTGTAGTTTACGAAGCTTCCCGTGACCGGATTAAACTCATCGAAGAAAACAACGTCCTGTCTAAAAACTGGAAAATAGAGCCTTCATTTATCCCACAAAAGAATCAATATGACCTGATCATTGATACTACAGGCTCACTATTGGAAAAATCAATGCAATCGATCGCAGATGGCGGTAAAATCTGTATGATGGGCTTACGCAACAACCAGCAGACCATTAATGCAAGAGAAATTGCCGACCGCAGTATCTCAATTATTGGTTCTATTGATTCTATGGACACTTTTAGACATGCCGTAGACCTGATCAATAAAGGTAATTTAGGATTGGAAAAAATCATTACCAACGAATATGGTCTGGACGATTTCAAATCAGCGATCAAAGATCTGGGTTGCGACGTAGGCACCAAAGTAAGAAGTAATAATATTTCGAGTCTTAAATCTGTAATCAGAATTTAA
- a CDS encoding MFS transporter, giving the protein MPLSIDKKRSHRIATSIFFFIAGLTYSSWACRIHDIKSFYTLSDGELGSVLFALPVGLMISLPISGWMVTKFTSRKVLIAAGLLFPFVLCIIGLTSHIWQLVIVLFLFGFLNNVFEIAMNTQAVGIEELYKRSIMASFHGLWSLAGFTGVAIGTLAIALKWPFWIHFSLVGILCWILVFYSWRYLLPEDGASESQPLFAKPDSNILKLGLIAFASLITEGTMFDWSGVYFKTVVTVPEALTTMGSIAFMATMAGGRFAADKFVTRFGISKILQFSGIISTTGLLLAVMFPNIYTATLGFLMVGIGVSSVVPLVLALAGKSKTMAPGMAIAAVSTVGFLGFLIGPPMIGFIAQATNLRWSFLLIAILGFGTTLLASQIKKMI; this is encoded by the coding sequence ATGCCTTTATCTATTGATAAAAAACGTTCTCATCGTATTGCAACCAGTATCTTCTTTTTTATAGCCGGGCTTACTTATTCCAGCTGGGCATGCCGTATCCATGATATTAAATCTTTCTATACTTTGAGTGATGGAGAACTGGGAAGCGTGTTGTTTGCTTTACCAGTAGGCTTAATGATCAGCTTACCAATATCCGGGTGGATGGTTACCAAATTTACAAGCCGTAAAGTATTGATTGCCGCAGGCCTGCTATTTCCTTTCGTGTTATGTATCATTGGATTGACTTCCCATATCTGGCAATTGGTTATTGTTTTATTTCTCTTTGGATTTTTAAACAATGTTTTTGAGATCGCAATGAACACACAGGCTGTAGGAATAGAAGAGTTATATAAAAGGTCAATTATGGCCTCCTTTCACGGATTATGGAGCTTGGCAGGCTTTACTGGTGTCGCTATCGGAACCCTGGCTATTGCTCTTAAATGGCCTTTCTGGATACATTTTTCATTGGTTGGTATACTTTGCTGGATCCTGGTTTTTTATTCCTGGCGTTATCTGTTACCGGAAGACGGCGCTTCAGAATCACAACCCTTATTCGCAAAGCCTGATAGTAATATTTTGAAGCTGGGCCTTATTGCTTTTGCGAGCCTGATTACAGAAGGTACTATGTTCGATTGGAGCGGTGTATACTTTAAAACAGTAGTTACAGTTCCCGAAGCACTAACCACAATGGGATCAATCGCATTTATGGCTACAATGGCAGGCGGACGTTTTGCAGCAGATAAGTTTGTAACCCGGTTCGGGATCAGCAAAATCCTGCAATTCAGCGGAATTATCAGTACAACCGGGCTATTACTGGCAGTTATGTTTCCAAATATTTATACGGCTACTTTAGGCTTTTTAATGGTAGGAATTGGTGTATCATCTGTAGTCCCCCTGGTATTGGCATTAGCTGGAAAGTCTAAGACTATGGCTCCGGGGATGGCAATCGCAGCAGTATCTACAGTTGGGTTTTTAGGCTTTTTGATCGGCCCGCCGATGATTGGCTTTATTGCGCAGGCAACCAATCTTCGCTGGTCATTCTTATTAATTGCCATACTTGGATTTGGAACTACATTATTAGCTTCTCAGATTAAAAAAATGATTTAA
- a CDS encoding aspartate aminotransferase family protein, which yields MADNIKFIKGEGIRLYTPENEEYIDAVSGTFNLSLGYSHPELVDALKKQVEDLIHVSSSFTGELAQEVLDSILDEAPEHITDGWMRDIIGSTANEGAVKIANKFNGKSEVLSVSLSHHGQTLFTTNISGNAFRRKSFPNTITTNNAVIPAPYCYRCPFSAKGPDCGYLCAEAIHDYAQYGSSGGVSCMIIEPILGNGGNIIPPDGYFKKVREICDELDITLIADEVQTGIGRTGHMFASEHYDIKPDIITLAKGLGGIGIPAAAILYKKEYAVLEKFEHSYTSGGNLLSLTASQKTMEVVSRPGFLENVQVSGKILGDFLYKLKENYPVIGDVRGIGYMWGLEIVDKDGAPDVDLANKIVDVALSDHKMILRGSRYGFGNVVKVRPALTATQDDIEEIYFRLNKIFSQL from the coding sequence ATGGCAGACAACATTAAATTCATTAAGGGTGAAGGTATTCGCCTTTACACCCCAGAAAACGAAGAGTACATTGATGCTGTTTCCGGGACTTTTAATCTCTCTTTGGGATATAGTCATCCGGAATTAGTAGATGCCTTAAAAAAACAAGTAGAAGACCTGATCCACGTATCTTCATCTTTTACTGGTGAACTGGCACAAGAAGTACTGGACAGCATTCTTGATGAAGCTCCGGAACATATTACCGATGGCTGGATGCGTGACATCATTGGCTCTACAGCAAATGAAGGCGCAGTAAAGATTGCGAATAAATTCAATGGTAAAAGTGAGGTATTGAGTGTATCACTATCACACCATGGGCAAACACTTTTCACAACTAATATCTCCGGAAATGCTTTCAGGAGAAAATCCTTCCCCAATACAATAACAACCAACAACGCTGTTATTCCGGCTCCATATTGTTACCGTTGTCCTTTTTCGGCAAAAGGCCCGGATTGCGGATACCTTTGTGCAGAAGCAATTCATGATTACGCGCAGTACGGAAGTTCAGGAGGTGTATCCTGCATGATTATAGAGCCAATTCTGGGCAATGGCGGGAATATCATCCCACCAGACGGCTACTTTAAAAAAGTCAGAGAAATATGCGATGAACTGGACATTACCCTGATTGCCGATGAAGTACAAACAGGGATAGGAAGAACAGGTCATATGTTTGCCAGCGAACATTATGACATTAAACCGGATATTATTACGCTTGCTAAAGGTTTAGGTGGTATTGGTATCCCGGCAGCAGCTATTCTTTATAAAAAAGAATATGCAGTACTCGAAAAATTTGAACATTCCTATACTTCAGGAGGGAACTTGCTCTCTCTCACCGCTTCACAGAAAACAATGGAAGTAGTTTCCAGACCAGGTTTCCTGGAGAATGTACAGGTATCAGGAAAAATACTAGGCGATTTCTTATATAAATTAAAAGAAAACTACCCTGTTATTGGCGATGTACGTGGTATCGGTTATATGTGGGGGCTGGAAATCGTGGATAAAGACGGTGCACCCGACGTTGATCTGGCCAATAAAATCGTTGACGTAGCCTTGTCAGATCACAAAATGATTCTTAGAGGATCCCGTTACGGATTTGGAAATGTGGTTAAAGTGCGTCCGGCATTAACCGCCACACAAGATGATATCGAAGAAATTTACTTCCGCTTAAACAAAATATTCAGTCAATTATAA
- a CDS encoding HAD family hydrolase, which translates to MRYIIFDIDGTLTDTTQVDDHCFTQALEETFGFHGFETDYGHYENTTDSGIIHQLFMERDQRTYTEAERDLFIRNFLVLLKNAHTERNECMKEIPKAGKILQALCAQEGVSVGLATGGWRESALFKLSCAGISTAGCAAASFAQDARARRDIIGNTILQMNTLHRIDMPLSEIIYVGDGKWDYQATQQLGIQFIGIDNKKLEDLADIVKIADYDELQLHLV; encoded by the coding sequence ATGAGATACATCATATTTGATATAGACGGAACATTGACAGATACCACGCAGGTAGATGATCACTGTTTTACACAAGCCTTAGAAGAAACTTTCGGTTTCCATGGCTTTGAAACAGATTACGGACATTATGAGAATACAACAGATTCTGGCATTATCCATCAGCTGTTTATGGAACGCGACCAGCGTACCTATACCGAAGCAGAAAGAGATCTCTTTATCAGGAATTTCTTAGTTTTACTGAAAAATGCACACACAGAACGTAATGAATGTATGAAAGAAATACCTAAAGCAGGTAAAATACTTCAGGCACTTTGCGCGCAGGAAGGGGTCAGTGTTGGTCTGGCTACCGGTGGCTGGAGAGAGTCAGCCTTATTTAAATTGAGCTGTGCAGGAATTAGTACTGCTGGTTGTGCAGCTGCCTCATTTGCACAGGACGCAAGAGCAAGACGTGACATTATAGGCAATACTATTCTGCAAATGAATACTCTGCACCGGATAGATATGCCTTTGTCAGAAATCATCTATGTAGGTGATGGGAAATGGGATTACCAGGCGACACAACAATTAGGTATACAATTTATTGGAATCGATAACAAAAAGTTAGAAGATCTTGCAGATATTGTAAAGATTGCAGATTACGACGAATTACAACTGCACCTGGTATAA
- a CDS encoding iron-containing alcohol dehydrogenase, whose protein sequence is MTFDKVYQYNFPTIIRFGAGAVKELPAYLQQNGLKRPMIVTDPTIASLPFFKGIVSDLQANQLSVEVFSEIHKNPVKSDVYKGTEVWDNTLRDSIIGIGGGAALDVARSIVLRVNHREDLFKYDDLIGGDIYVTNDVPHFIAVPTTAGTGSEVGRSAIIADDVTHQKKILFSPKLMAKIVFADPVLTMDLPPFITAATGMDALTHNLEAFLAKNPHPLCDGIALEGIYLIKDSLEKATNHPDLESRSKMLMASMMGAIAFQKGLGVVHSLAHPLSSLLDTHHGLANAVNLPYGMEFNIAGFEDRFRRIARTLELKEETGAAVVNYLAELNSKVHIPQRLSEIGVKSEHIETLADLALADFAHPNNPKPVSREDFKQLYLKAL, encoded by the coding sequence ATGACATTTGATAAGGTTTATCAGTATAACTTTCCTACGATCATTCGCTTTGGTGCAGGTGCGGTTAAAGAATTACCTGCCTATTTACAGCAGAATGGGTTAAAGCGCCCGATGATTGTGACTGATCCGACTATTGCCAGTTTACCTTTTTTTAAGGGAATTGTAAGTGATTTACAGGCCAATCAGCTCTCTGTTGAGGTGTTTAGCGAAATCCATAAAAATCCGGTAAAGAGTGATGTTTATAAGGGAACTGAGGTGTGGGATAACACTTTGCGGGACAGTATTATTGGAATTGGCGGAGGTGCAGCTTTGGATGTGGCCCGCTCTATTGTTTTAAGGGTAAATCACCGGGAAGATCTGTTTAAATATGATGATCTTATTGGTGGTGATATTTATGTAACAAATGATGTGCCTCATTTTATTGCTGTTCCAACTACTGCGGGTACAGGAAGTGAGGTTGGCCGGAGTGCAATTATTGCGGATGATGTGACCCACCAGAAGAAAATCCTGTTCTCTCCGAAACTTATGGCAAAGATCGTATTTGCTGACCCGGTATTGACGATGGATCTACCTCCTTTTATAACTGCGGCAACGGGTATGGATGCGCTTACACATAATCTGGAGGCTTTTTTAGCGAAGAATCCACACCCTTTATGTGATGGGATTGCACTGGAAGGCATATACCTGATCAAAGATTCGCTTGAAAAAGCAACCAATCATCCGGATTTAGAAAGCAGAAGCAAAATGCTGATGGCTTCTATGATGGGCGCTATTGCTTTTCAAAAAGGTTTAGGTGTGGTACATTCTCTGGCACATCCGCTTTCTTCTTTGCTGGACACGCATCATGGCTTAGCAAATGCAGTTAATCTCCCTTATGGGATGGAGTTTAATATTGCTGGTTTTGAAGATCGTTTCAGGCGTATTGCAAGAACTCTGGAATTGAAAGAAGAAACCGGTGCAGCGGTAGTGAACTATTTGGCTGAGTTGAATTCAAAGGTTCATATCCCTCAGCGGTTAAGTGAAATTGGGGTGAAATCTGAACATATTGAAACGCTGGCAGATCTGGCGTTAGCCGATTTTGCACACCCTAATAATCCAAAGCCGGTAAGCCGGGAGGATTTTAAGCAGTTGTATTTAAAGGCACTTTAA
- a CDS encoding glutamine synthetase family protein, whose product MTVQEILAYVKQHPSGKVKVAVADIDGVLRGKYIAAEKFATIVEGRIGFCDVTFGWDMGDVAYDNVKFTGWHTGYPDALVKLDLSTFRKIPWENEVPFFLGDFVDESDVPAYTCPRQLLRKVLADTEQQGFLPYFSQEFEWFNFSETPESAAQKGYHQLTPLTLGMFGYSILRSSLKNDYMTDLFDLLCRFGIPIEGLHTETGPGVYEAAIKYAPVLQAADQAVLFKTAVKEIAYRHGIMATFMAKFSEDLPGCSGHVHQSLWDKESKKNLFYEETDPDKMSELMKSYIAGQLYCLPHILPLIAPTVNSYKRLVEGAWAPTTLTWGIDNRTVALRALPGSKKAARLETRVVGSDTNPYLALSACLAAGLYGIKHQLKLTQPATAGNGYQEIAYGVLPHNLHEATQLMKHSAVAKELFGADFVEHFSLTREWEWKQYANVVTDWELKRYFEII is encoded by the coding sequence ATGACAGTTCAAGAAATATTAGCGTATGTAAAACAACATCCTTCGGGAAAAGTAAAAGTAGCTGTTGCCGATATAGACGGCGTTTTAAGGGGCAAGTATATTGCCGCTGAAAAATTTGCCACTATTGTTGAAGGCCGGATTGGATTCTGTGATGTCACCTTTGGCTGGGATATGGGCGATGTGGCTTATGATAATGTCAAGTTTACGGGCTGGCATACGGGCTATCCGGATGCCTTGGTCAAACTTGATTTAAGTACGTTCCGTAAAATTCCATGGGAAAATGAGGTGCCATTTTTTCTGGGAGACTTTGTGGATGAAAGTGATGTTCCTGCTTATACTTGTCCGCGGCAGTTATTGCGTAAAGTACTTGCGGATACTGAACAACAGGGCTTTCTTCCTTATTTCTCGCAGGAATTTGAATGGTTCAATTTTTCCGAAACACCTGAAAGTGCGGCTCAGAAAGGTTACCATCAGCTTACGCCTTTAACTCTCGGTATGTTCGGGTATTCTATTTTACGGAGTTCCCTGAAAAATGATTACATGACCGATTTGTTTGATTTGCTTTGCAGGTTTGGGATTCCGATTGAAGGTTTACATACGGAGACCGGGCCTGGGGTGTATGAGGCAGCTATAAAATACGCACCGGTTTTGCAGGCAGCAGATCAGGCTGTGCTGTTTAAAACGGCAGTGAAAGAGATTGCTTACCGGCATGGGATTATGGCCACTTTTATGGCGAAGTTCAGTGAAGACCTGCCCGGATGCAGTGGTCATGTGCATCAGAGTTTATGGGATAAGGAGTCGAAGAAAAACCTGTTTTATGAAGAAACAGATCCGGATAAAATGAGTGAACTGATGAAAAGTTATATCGCCGGACAGTTGTATTGTCTTCCACATATTTTACCGCTGATTGCCCCTACAGTGAACAGTTATAAACGACTTGTGGAGGGCGCATGGGCACCGACTACTTTGACCTGGGGGATTGATAACAGAACGGTTGCTTTAAGAGCTTTACCGGGAAGTAAAAAGGCTGCAAGACTGGAAACAAGGGTTGTTGGCTCGGATACTAATCCTTACCTGGCTTTATCAGCTTGCCTTGCTGCCGGATTATATGGAATTAAGCATCAGTTGAAATTAACACAGCCAGCCACTGCGGGCAATGGCTACCAGGAAATTGCCTATGGTGTTTTACCACACAATCTTCATGAAGCTACGCAGCTGATGAAGCATTCGGCAGTTGCAAAAGAGTTGTTCGGAGCTGATTTTGTGGAGCATTTTTCTTTAACCAGGGAATGGGAATGGAAACAATATGCAAATGTAGTAACCGATTGGGAACTCAAAAGATACTTTGAAATTATTTAA